The following DNA comes from Pithys albifrons albifrons isolate INPA30051 chromosome 17, PitAlb_v1, whole genome shotgun sequence.
AATTCTGTCACAATTTAAGGGAAAATCCTTAATATTGTGTGCTGGTTTCTTgaatttgttttattaaaaaatttaatattGATCATAGGAAAGAGGAGaggatgaaaggaaaagaataaagctACACATAATATAAAAAATGGATGGTGGTGAAGACTTCACTATCAGCTGTTGtacttgttttttgtttagtcAAAGCTGCCTAATTTGCAGTAGGGAACATACCTGGCAGCCCCATGAATGTGGCTGAAAACTGAGAAGGTGgagcttgtttttatttatgcagCATTCTCATGGTGCACACAGGGTCTGCCTTTGGTAGGTTCATGCAGGTGATAATGTTGGAACTTgaattcagatatttttcttgCCTATCAGAGTTGCTCATCATCTCTTAAAGGTGCTGGTTTCCCAAGATTAATGGGAATAAACTGAAATGAAGCTTATTTTTAATGGGTGAAGGTAGCAGAGCGCATGGAACGTACATATGGAGTCGATCTGTTGAGTGGGAAGGTGTGATCAGAGCACAGTCGCTCAACAAGACAGAAATTTTTGTGAGCTCAAGAGAGCTGTGACTGAGGGTTGAATATATTTGGAGATctgctggaattctggtctgtaAGTGATCTTTCACAGATAACAAAATTACTGCAGAAACTTGGTGTGGTTTGTGCAGCCCCAAGGTTCCCATCACAGCCAGTGCTGACACGCTGGGGGTACACTGGGCATGTGGCTGGGAGACAATATTAGTGCTTTGAGGTCTTGATAAGCTGAACAAGGAAGTTATTACCAGTCTTTGGACTTTGAAACCTACTTGTATAGACTGAGTGAGCAGGGAGGTCTGTAGGTTTAGAGGAATAGCATGTGATCGAGCTGTTATAAAGAACTTTATGAGTCTCagtagaaagaaaatggagGCACTTGGTTGCTGTAACCTGTGGATTGTAACAATCCTGTAGAAGCtcagtggaaaagaaagagcTGAGAAGGTGATACCCAGCCCGAGTTAACATTTGTTGTCCTTTGCTGCTCCACAGGTATTACAGAGGAACACACGGGGTCATTGTTGTCTACGACGTAACAAGTGCAGAATCTTTTGTGAATGTAAAACGGTGGTTGCATGAAATTAATCAAAATTGTGATGATGTCTGTCGGATACTGGGTAAGCAATCACAGAAGGACATCAGCTTATTCAGGGGGCTGCTGCTGAAGTGCCAAACTgactctgctttgctttgctttcctttttttagtgGGGAATAAGAACGATGACCCAGAGCGAAAAGTGGTAGAAACAGAAGATGCCTATAAATTTGCTGGGCAGATGGAGATCCAGCTGTTTGAGACCAGCgccaaagaaaatattaatgtgGAAGAGGTAACACAATATTCAGAAGAGTGTAGACAGAACGATTTGGGGATGATGGTGTGGGGAAAAATTACAAATTACTTTCTTCCCAttgagggagaaagaaaaaatgctttgcaTGAGTTGCAAGTGAGTTGATAAAATGTCAAAAACAGACATCCAGCTGTGCTTGGAAGAGTTGGAGAACTGAAATGAAGGGGCCCACACTGCATTTTCGAGAGCTTTGTAGTGCTCATGTGCTAGGCATGGTCTCAGGAAGGACTTGCCACTATGGAGAGTGCTTGTGGGAGGCAGGACTGCCCGGTCTTCACTCCTGGCCTCAGCTGCCACACTGCCCTGTTCTTATTTACTGCTTTGGAAAAGGGGACAGGGGTGCTATGGATTAGCTTGGGAGTGGGCTGGGAAGATCCTGGCTTTCCTCTTGGCCTGTAGTGGGTTGGGGAAGATCTCTGAAGCATTACTCAAGTATCTAGAGCAGTGGAGTTGCTTCAAAAGAGCAGCAACCCCACAGGAGCCAGCGCAAGTTCCAGGGTGCTCTGACCCTGCTTGTTTCTCTTGCAGATGTTTAATTGCATTACAGAGCTTGTCCTGcgagcaaagaaagaaaacttagcaaagcagcaacagcagcaacagaacGACGTGGTGAAGCTAACGAAGAACagtaaaaggaagaagaggtgCTGCTaatgccccttccctgctgcagagACTCTGCTCTCAGACAGATCAGCCCCTCCAGCTAGACTCGGGCCATTCCACTGGGGCAGGCTTTGGGAGGACTTTCTCAGTTTTGTGCCGttatttaaagattatttttctccatgttttctATCAAGAGGCGCTGGCACCTTCCCACTTAGTGCCAAGAAGGTATCGGATGGAATTTtgccccctctcctcccctgctcATTCCAGTGCGCCTTGTAGACAAGAAGGACGTTGCCTACCAAGTGGACTAATTAACCCAAGAGTTTGTATATAATGTATATTGCTTTAACCAGCCTTGCCTCCCTATTGTCGCTTTGGCTTCTGCCTTCTTAATGTCAACCAATCATGGACTGCAGAGTtcatctttttaaagaaatagtaCCAAGTTCTTAATTGGAGTTGGCCCCAGGCTGGCAGCGACTGCTCCCGGGGCCTCTGGCTGCATTTCTGTTGggctccaggctggcagtggGTGCCCCTGGGGCCTCTGGCTTCtcctggagtgtcccaggctTTTCCTGGGGCTCAGGCTGTGTTTTTCTAGGTACCAGGATTGCAGGGTCACTGCtggagcccctgggctggcCGCTGGTGTTGCTGCTGGGGCCTTGGATTGCAGTTTGCCATGATCCAGATTTGAGACTGGATCCTTGGGTTTGACctccttgtgctccagcccagctgtACCTGTGCTCTCCTGTAGTTTGGATCAAGATACTGGAAAACAAACTGACCTGCAGAAGTGGGATTTGTTTggataaaacctttttttttttttaactcctttgACCTCTGCTTCTGGTTCTGCCAGTGTCCTAAGTGAGGGTCCATTTCTTTtgagaagaacaaaaatcaTGTGATTCtgccaaaacccccaaacttctCCTTGTTGCCCTGTCCACAAATAGGCAATCTGAACTTGAATGTGAATTTTGGTGGCAAAGCTTTTgtttttgagagagaaaaggcATGAAAATAAATCTGGCTGTTCTGCATTGATATCTGAATACGAAAGCTGCTGCAGGATCATTCCCAGGACTCTTCTGTTAGGAAGGAGGACTGCTGTTTGCTGCAAAGAAATGGAAAGCTGGCTTGCTTGGGTTATGTGGTGGTGGAGGATCACCCTTGGAAACAAACTGGGCTCACTGTGCTCAAGGTTTTCCTGGCCCTCGTCGGCCTTTCTGGGAAAACGAGGGCTCAGTTCCTCGGTCTGAATAGATGTAGTTAAAGGTGGagagtgtatgtgtgtgtaacTAAGATATCACATGTCTGGGCTGAAAGGGACATGCTCAGCACCTGAATAATTGCCTAAATAAtattaagaataatttttctttaaaattactaAAAGGCATGGAGGGTATGACTTCCTTTAAGGCCTTGAAGGTAGGCGTGCTCAGTGTGTCAGTCCGTGGCCCTATGGAATTGCTGGCCTTAGTTTGGTAGGATGTGATTCACTGATGTCCATGAGCTTGGAGTCAGCCCACTtgtctcccttcctcccccttttcccaggagaGGCGAAATTTTAGTCACTTACTTGCCTGcatttttttaggtttttcgGGTTATGGTAAAAGCCCCGAACATACAATCACATCACAGTCAATCACTTTAAAGACTTTTTACGAGATGCAAACAATGAATGTGTAACACGTGGGGTTTTTAAATCAATTGAGGTGCTGGGAGTTGTATCCAGCTGCCTTCacccttcccttttcttcacATATCTTGCATTGGTAACCCAAGAATAAGAGTGAGCTGGGATGATACTGCTGGAGTGCTAATTGTAAGACTTGAGTGGCTGTGGGAAGTGGCAGCTGAAGTCCCACCAGTCCATCCTGTCTGCTCTGATGTCGAATGGGGtttgtgctgggagggctgggccacccccagagccctcctgtgGGAATGAAGCTGTCCTGTGGTAGTTACCCCTGCAATGAAGGGCCCAGCTGTGTTACTTTGGGACTCTTGTAGTGTGTGTGCAGATCTAGGAGGGAGTAACTTCTTACAGGCAGAAGTAAAGAAAATGTCTGAATTTACTGGAAATGATGCAATAAAATGAGGAAATGGTGCACCCAAGCCTGGAGTCTTCTCTTATATGGAAAAGTTGGTCCTCTTTGAGTCCAGGTCTTTGTGGCCGTGGTTTGAACTCTGCAAATCCAGGTTTCCATCTTCCTGGCTTAAAGTGggaatgtctttatttttttcccccagagctgGCTGTAGAGGAGCAGCTACCTCTGCTCTTGCCATGACTATTCAATTGGAGAGGGTGGGGACTGTGTATCTAGTGGTGCTGATGTGAAGTTTCCTAAATGTTGAGCAATGGAATGTCTAACTGGTTTGCTAGGATTATTTCTGTAATGAAAGTTTCTAATTatgctttttaaataattttaaaaaactaaaaataaaggtTACAAGCTGCCAAATCTTTTCCAAGGCTCTGTTTCCTCTGCTGTCCAGCACCTGGAGGTGGAGGGTGGCAAGCCAGGGgtgagctctgctgtgtgtaGAGGGAATATTGACAAAACCACAATAAATGCTTTCAAATGTCCAGTTgctattttagttttaaatgtgAATGAAGAGTTAAGCTGGAACTGGTAGTTTATTTCTGCGTGAAAGGGAGATGCTCATGATTGTGCTGTGaccttttgtctttctgttcAACAAGTTTTGGGTGAGCTTTGAAAGCTTCTCCAAGGCAGCAGGGGGGACCCCCGAGGGGATTAAAAAGCATCTGGAGTCTGCCCTCACTTTCCCAGGACATTAATGTGTGTTTAATGAATCTGTGAAGGACTCTGCAGCcgtggctgtgcctgctgcccccagcaccccctgcccagctgcccccagcaccccctgcccagctgcccccagcaccCCTTGCCCGGCTGCCCCCAGcgccccctgcccagctgcccccagtgccccctgcccagctgcccccagcaccccctgccctgctgcccccagcaccccttgcccagctgcccccagcaccccctgcccagctgcccccagcaccccttgcccagctgcccccagcaccccctgccctgctgccctcagcaccccttgccctgctgcccccagcaccccctgcccggctgccctcagcaccccctgcccggctgcccccagcaccccctgcccggctgcccccagcaccccctgcccggctgccctcagcaccccctgccctgctggcctCAGCACCCCTTGCCCGGCTGCCCTCGgtgcaggaacagcacccagagcagggcagggcctcACTCCTGGAGAGGTGTGATGGAAACCAGTGGGAAGGGGCCTCTTCTCCCTCTGCACTGTTCTGGTAGGACCAGGTAGAGGGGAATCTGAGCAGGTGTGGATGGTCtgaactgcagctcctgcaggctggAGGTGCGTCACTGTCTGTCAAATAGAGTTTGAATCTGCCTCCATGTAAGAGCCAGCAAACAACACAAGTGGCT
Coding sequences within:
- the RAB35 gene encoding ras-related protein Rab-35; its protein translation is MRGGAAVSSGCLSGKRPGRSRRPAMARDYDHLFKLLIIGDSGVGKSSLLLRFADNTFSGSYITTIGVDFKIRTVEINGEKVKLQIWDTAGQERFRTITSTYYRGTHGVIVVYDVTSAESFVNVKRWLHEINQNCDDVCRILVGNKNDDPERKVVETEDAYKFAGQMEIQLFETSAKENINVEEMFNCITELVLRAKKENLAKQQQQQQNDVVKLTKNSKRKKRCC